In Herpetosiphon gulosus, one genomic interval encodes:
- a CDS encoding FAD-dependent monooxygenase has translation MQAITIIGGGIGGLCLAIGLQQRQIPVQIYEAAPALRPVGAGILLAPNAMNLLERWGLAETARQRGLCLSSLGGSEFGVLDAQGRSLLAGFDLKVMRERFGQELVTISRAGLHQLLLEALPADCLHLDKRLVGLQQTADLVKAEFADGTTIETACLIGADGLRSAVREQILPNQPLRYSGQTSHRALVTFDYRELGQPVAAEIWGAQLRFGYTPVGQNLVYWYATSLAAQGQRDLSPTAARELLLAQAHDLPSVVKTLIERTPDAALLRTDISDLVHLKAWYYGRVGLLGDAAHATTPNLGQGGCQAIEDAWVLAEMLERYEQPQLAFLHYQQRRIKKARTIVDTSWLIGSLVHLPYAWQRTWRNRLLRLMPRSLGQRQTNGIYALNF, from the coding sequence ATGCAAGCGATCACAATTATCGGTGGGGGAATTGGTGGTTTGTGTTTGGCGATTGGTCTGCAACAACGCCAGATTCCCGTGCAAATCTATGAAGCTGCACCAGCATTACGGCCTGTTGGCGCGGGCATTCTACTCGCTCCCAATGCCATGAATCTGCTCGAACGTTGGGGTTTAGCGGAAACTGCTCGCCAACGCGGGCTGTGTTTAAGCAGCTTGGGCGGCAGCGAATTTGGGGTTTTGGATGCGCAAGGCCGAAGTTTGTTGGCGGGCTTTGATCTGAAGGTGATGCGTGAGCGCTTTGGTCAAGAATTGGTGACGATCAGCCGTGCTGGCTTGCATCAACTGCTGCTCGAAGCCTTGCCTGCCGATTGTTTGCACCTCGATAAGCGCTTGGTTGGCTTGCAACAAACGGCTGATTTGGTCAAAGCTGAATTTGCTGATGGCACAACCATCGAAACGGCGTGCTTGATTGGGGCTGATGGTTTGCGTTCAGCCGTGCGTGAGCAAATTTTGCCTAATCAACCACTGCGTTATTCAGGCCAAACTTCCCATCGAGCCTTGGTGACTTTTGATTATCGCGAATTGGGCCAGCCCGTGGCCGCCGAAATTTGGGGTGCGCAGCTGCGTTTTGGTTATACCCCGGTCGGGCAAAATTTGGTGTATTGGTATGCAACCAGCCTTGCTGCCCAAGGTCAGCGTGATCTTTCGCCTACTGCTGCTCGTGAACTCTTACTTGCTCAAGCTCACGATTTGCCAAGTGTTGTTAAAACCTTGATTGAGCGTACACCCGATGCGGCGTTGTTGCGCACAGATATTAGCGATTTGGTGCATTTGAAAGCTTGGTATTACGGGCGAGTTGGTTTGTTGGGCGATGCGGCCCACGCGACTACGCCGAATCTGGGCCAAGGTGGTTGTCAGGCCATTGAGGATGCTTGGGTTTTGGCCGAAATGTTGGAGCGCTACGAACAACCGCAACTAGCATTTTTGCACTATCAACAACGCCGTATCAAAAAAGCCCGCACAATTGTTGATACATCGTGGCTGATTGGCTCGTTGGTGCACTTGCCGTATGCATGGCAACGAACCTGGCGCAATCGGCTGTTGCGACTTATGCCCCGCAGCCTTGGTCAGCGCCAAACTAATGGGATCTATGCGCTGAATTTTTAA